The following proteins are encoded in a genomic region of Blastopirellula marina:
- the rpsG gene encoding 30S ribosomal protein S7, whose protein sequence is MGKITASRETLKPDPRYKSILASKFINCLMQDGKKTTAQEVFYGAMDELKKRVPDDEPIDVFTQAVENVKPHVEVRSKRVGGAAYQVPMQVNRTRQQSLAIRWLLLAVREKKGRPAHLKLADELFAAYNREGTAYTRRENVHRMADANKAFSHFAW, encoded by the coding sequence ATGGGTAAAATCACCGCCAGCCGCGAAACGTTGAAGCCAGATCCACGCTACAAGTCGATCTTGGCCAGCAAATTCATCAACTGTCTGATGCAAGACGGCAAGAAGACGACCGCCCAGGAAGTTTTCTACGGCGCGATGGATGAACTGAAGAAGCGTGTTCCTGATGACGAGCCGATTGACGTTTTCACTCAGGCCGTGGAAAACGTGAAGCCGCACGTCGAGGTTCGCTCGAAGCGTGTTGGTGGTGCCGCGTATCAGGTTCCTATGCAGGTGAATCGCACCCGTCAGCAATCGCTTGCGATTCGTTGGTTGCTATTGGCAGTTCGTGAAAAGAAGGGGCGTCCTGCCCACTTGAAGCTGGCCGACGAGTTGTTTGCCGCCTATAACCGTGAAGGCACTGCATACACCCGTCGCGAAAACGTGCACCGCATGGCAGATGCGAATAAGGCATTTTCGCACTTCGCCTGGTAA
- the rpsL gene encoding 30S ribosomal protein S12 codes for MPTINQLIRRPRKKKRKFSKSPVLDKCPQKRGVCLQVRTMTPKKPNSALRKIARVRLSNQKEVTVYIPGEGHSLQEHSIVLVRGGRVRDLPGVRYQVVRGALDALGVNGRKQSRSRYGAKKS; via the coding sequence ATGCCTACTATTAATCAGCTGATTCGACGTCCGCGGAAGAAGAAGCGTAAGTTTTCAAAGTCTCCCGTTTTGGACAAGTGCCCGCAGAAGCGTGGTGTCTGTTTGCAGGTTCGCACGATGACCCCTAAGAAGCCAAACTCGGCTCTTCGGAAGATCGCTCGTGTGCGTCTGTCGAACCAGAAGGAAGTCACCGTGTACATTCCCGGTGAAGGCCATAGCTTGCAGGAACACTCGATCGTGCTGGTTCGCGGCGGTCGTGTTCGCGACCTTCCGGGTGTGCGGTACCAAGTTGTCCGTGGTGCCTTGGATGCCCTGGGTGTCAACGGTCGTAAGCAGTCTCGTAGCCGTTACGGTGCCAAGAAGAGCTAA